The window CGAGTGTTGCGGTGCTCATGCGTTCTTCCCCTTCGTTTCCTCGTCGACGGCCGTGTCGATCGCCTGGGTGAGGCGGTCCCGCTCCTTGTCCATCCACCGTTGGCCCGTGTAGGCCTCGGTGAACGTCTGGGCGAACTCGGCCGGGTCGTCGCCGACCAGCTCGCGGATGGGCGTGCCGTCCGTCGCCGCGCGCTCCCACAGGTCGGCGAAGTCGCCCAGCATGGTGACCAGCACCTCGCCGTCGACCAGGCCGCCCTGGTACATGAAGTAGCGGTGGAAGGCCTTGGCGGAACCGCGGTAGGGCTCCGGGAGCGCGTCGATGCGCGCGACGTACTGCTTGTACTGCTTCTTCTGCTCGAGCGAGCCGGTGAGGGCTTCGAACCACTTCGCTGCCATGATCAGTCGTTCCCTTCGGTGTCTGCGGCGTCCGCCGCTGTGTCGGTGCTGTCGGTGCTGGTGCTGCTGTCGGTGCTGTCGGTGCTGTCGCCGTGGAGCCGCTGGATGCGCTGCGAGAGGAACTCCCACGTCGTCCAGAACTCGTCGAGCTGCGCGCGGCCCTGGTCGTTGAGGGAGAACACCTTGCGCGGCGGACCCTTCTCGGACGGGACCTTCGTCACGTCGACGAATCCGCGCTGCTCGATCCGGACGAGGAGCGCGTACACGGTGCCCTCGACGAGGTCGGTGAAGCCCTGGTCCCGCAGGCGGCCGGTGATCTCGTACCCGTACGCCGGCCGGTCCGCGAGGATCGCGAGGACCATGCCTTCGAGAGTGCCCTTCAGCATCTCCGTCATCTGGTTGCCCATCGGGTCAGCTCCTACTCAGTGATGTTGACTACTGGTAGAAAGTAACACTGAGTACCGGTACTTGGCAACACTGAATACCGAAGAATTTCGGGGGGATGCGAAACAGGGGACTGCGCGTCAGCCGCGGTGGCCGAGATGCTGGCGGGTCAGCTCCGCCATCTCCTCGTCGCTCAGCTCGTCCAGGCGCCGGCCCTCGCGGCGGTCCAGGCGCATCCAGCGCACGAAGAGCAGGACGAGCACCGGCACGTCCGCGATCTCGGCGATGAACCACAGCAGGTCGCCGGAGAGGTGCTGGTCGTGCAGGGGAGTGGGGAACCAGAGTGGCAGCCGGCCGAGGATCGCCGGCGCGTGATCGAGCACCCCGTCGTTGAGCCGCAGCAGCAGCCCGGGGATCGCGTCGAGCAGCAGCTCGACGAACGCCAGCAGGAACTCCACCGTGATGAAGAACCCGGTGCGGATGACCGAGTGGGCGGCGATCGGGAGCACCAGCAGCAGCCCGCACAGCGGAACCAGGACCGAGATCGACCACTCGGACCACACCGAGTCGCGGAGGATCGCCGCGACCGGCGTCAGGAACACCAGGAACACCGCGCAGGCGAAGGCGGGCGCGAAGATCGCGTTGCCGAACACCCGCGCGGGCCACGACCGCGTCGCCCGGTCGGCGCGCCGACGGCCTACGGGTCCCAGCGCCACCCGGGCGAGCGCAATAGGCCGGCCGAGGCTGACGAGGGCGGGCACGACGAACAGGAGCAGCGCGATCCGGGTCGTGAACGCCCAGCGCAGGTCGGTGCTCTCCGCCCCGAGGAACCCGAAGGAGACGACGGCGTACGACCCGAGTCCGAGCGCCAGGAAGGCCACCGTGAGCCGGGCGGGCCAGCGGTGGCCGCGCGCCCGCAGCCGGAGCACCCCCAGCAGGTAGAGCGCAGCGGCCGCGGCCAGCAGGGCTGCCGCGGCGGGGTCGAACGACCAGGTCGTCAGGAGGACGGAGAGGGGTGGCGTGGGCTGCTCCGATCGGTGGGCGTCGTGCTCCCATTCTCACCCGTCCGGCGCTGTGCTCCGTGCCGCGCGCCGTGCGAAGCTGAGCGCATGCAGCTCCTGACCGAGGGCGTGTACCGCCTGCAGAAGGCGACCGGCGCCAACGCCTACCTGATCGACACTGGCGACTCGTCGGTCGTCGTGGACACCGGGACGCGCGGGGGAGCGTCCGCCCTGGCCGCCGAGCTGCGCGACGAGCGCGGGGTGTCGCCGGTGACCGACATCGTGCTGACGCACTACGACCCGGACCACGCGGGCACGGCGGCGGTGCTGCAGCGGCAGACCGGCGCACGGGTGTGGATCGGCGAGAGGGATGCGCGCATCCTGCGCGGTCAGGATGCACCGCCGACCCGGTTCCGCCGCTTCCTCGCCCGGGTGTGGCCGCGGAGCGAGGTGCCCGCCGACCTCCAGGAGCTGTCCGCCACGGAGGAGACCGAGGTCGCGCCCGGAGTGGTCGCCATCCCGGCGCCCGGCCACACGCCGGGACACGTCATCGTGGCGTGGCGCGGCATCGTGTTCGCGGGCGACTCGGTGCGCGTGTCGAAGGGCCGCCTGGTACAGATGCCGGGCGTGCTCACCAGCGACCGGGCACAGGCGGAGGAGACGGAACGTCTCATCGCCGCCCGCTCACCCCGCCTCGTCTGCCCGGGCCACGGCAAGCCGGGGCGCATCACGGCCTGACGGCGCCGGCGCCGGCGCCGCGTGCCGCGTGTCTCCGCGCCTACGGCACCACGATCTCGAAGTCCGGGTCGCCCGGGTCGAGCACCGCGGTGAGCCGCGTCAGCACACTGGCGTCGCCGTCGAGGGTGAGACCCGGGGATGCGGTGTCTCCGGCGGCGAGGGCCAGGAACCGCGGGTGCGTCGCCGTCAGGTGCAGCTGCGCATCCGCGGCGGGCTCCTTCTCGACGTGCACCAGGACCCCGTTGTGCAGGGTGATGCGGAAGCTGCGGCCCAGGTCGCTGAACGTGACGTCCATCGCCAGGTCGAGGTCCCAGGCCGCCGGACCGTCGATCTGGATCGCGATGGCGTCGAAGAGCTGGTCGGGGGAGAGGTGGGCGACGATCGTCGGCGCGTTGGCCTGGATCGGCGTCCCGAAGTTGCCGTCGCGCAGCTCGGTGGCGCCGGAGAGGTAGAAGTTGCGCCAGGTGGCGTTCTCCGCGCCGTAGCCGAGCTGCTCGTAGGTGTCCGCGAGCAGCGCCTTCGCCTCGTCGTTCTGCGGATCGGCGAACACGGCCGTGTCGAGCACGGTCGCCGCCCAGCGGTAGTCGCCGGCGGCGTAGGCCTCCCGGCCGCCGGCGATCAGCGCATCCACCCCGCCGACGAGCGCCGCCCAGCGCTGCGCCTGCTCCACCGGGGGATGCGGCCACAGCCGCGACGGGTTCCCGTCGAAGAACCCCATGTAGCGCTGGTAGATCGCCCGGACGTTGTGCGACACCGAGCCGTAGTATCCGTGCGTGCTCCACTCCGCCTCCAGCGCCGGCGGCATCCGGAAGCCCTCGGCGATCTCGGCGCCGTTCAGCCCCTGGTTGAGCAGCCGCAGTGTCTGGTCGTGCAGGTAGGCGTACAGGTCGCGCTGCACGCCCAGGAAGTGGAGGATGCGGTCGTTGCCCCAGGTGGGCCAGTGGTGGGAGGCGAACAGCACATCCGACCGGCCGGCGAACTGCTCGATCGCCTCGGTGAGGTACCGCGACCACATCCGCGGATCGCGCACGAGCGCGCCGCGCAGCGTGAGCAGATTGTGGAGGTTGTGAGTAGCGTTCTCGGCCATGCACAGCGCCCGGAAGCGCGGCAGGTAGAAGTGCATCTCCGCCGGCGCCTCCGAGTTCGGGGCGAGCTGGAACTCGAACTCGACCCCGTCGATGGTGTGCCGGAGGTTCTCCGGAGTGATGCTCAGGGTCGGCGGCAGGATCCCCGGGGTGCCGATGGAGTTCGTCGGGCCCAGGCCCGAGCCGACCTGGCCGAGCGGGCCGCGGGGGAGCACGGCGCCGTACATGTAGCTCGCCCGCCGGGCCATCGCGGTGCCCGCGTAGACGTTCTCCTCGATGGCATGCTCGAGGAACCCCTCCGGCGCGACGACGGCGACCCGGCCCGCCTCGACGTCAGCCGGGTCGACGATGCCGAGCACGCCGCCGAAGTGGTCGATGTGCGAGTGGGTGAAGATCACGGCGGCCACCGGCCGGTCGCCGCGGTGCGCCCGGTAGAGCTCGAGCGCCGCCGCGGCGGTCTCCTGCGACACCAGCGGGTCCACGACGATGACGCCGGTGTCGCCCTCGATGAGCGACATCACCGACAAGTCGAACCCCCGCACCTGGTACAACCCGTCGACCACCTCGTACAGCCCGTGGCGCCGGATGAGCTCGCCCTGCCTCCACAGGCTCGGGTTCACGGAGTCGGGCGCGTCCCCGGTGAGGAACTCGAAGTCGGAGGGGTCGAACACCACCGTCCCGTCGGCGCGCCGGATCGCGGGGTCGTCGCGGGTGCCCAGGAAGCCGCGGTCAGCGTCCGCGAAGTCCGCGGTGTCGCGGAACTCCGCTCGGTCGAGCCACGCCCGGTTCGCGGTGACGATGGATTCGGTCGGCTGGTTCTGCGGCATGTCACGCCCTCCCGTGATGGTGCGGTTTCTGCGCACAGCATCCCGTCGGACGGCGGTCCGCGGCTAGACCGCATCGCGGGTCAGAGCCGCAGGCGCCGCTCCACGATGGCGGAGGAGACCACCGAGATGCCCTGCCGGTTGCGTCGCGCGTGGTCGCGGATCAGCTCGAACGCCCGGTCGATCGACACGCCACGGGTCTGGGCGACGACGCCCTTCGCCTGTTCGATCACGATGCGGCTGTTCAGCGCGAACTGCAGCTGCTGACGGATCGCGTCGCTCTCCGCCAGTGTGCGCTGGTGCAGGATGCCGATGGTCGCCACATCGGCGAAGGCCTGGGCCGCGACCAGGTCGTCTTCGGGCAGGTCGCCGGGGGAGGTGCGGAAGAGGTTGAGCGTGCCGATGGTCTGATCGCGAAGGCGCATGGGGATCGCGTCGATCGCCGCGAAGCCCTGCTCGTCGGCGCGCTCACGGAACGCCTGCCAGCGCTCGGGGACCTCTGAGATGTCCGGCACCGACACCACGGCCCCCGAGGTGAAGCTCTCGATGCACGGGCCGGCGTAGGCGCTCAGCTGCATCACCTCGACCAGCCGGCTGGCTTCGCTGGTGGACGCGATCAGGTCCAGTTCGCCCCTCTCGTCGGCGAGCATCACGCCCGCCGCCGACGCGCCGAGCCAGCGGCTCGACGAATCGACGAGGTTCTGCAGCAGGTCCACGACGTCGTAGTCGGCGACCATCGTGTCCGCCAGGCCGGCGAACGCCCGCAGCATGCCCTGCTCCCTTGTCAGCGTCATCGCGGCCCGCTCCCGCCTGCGTTCGAGCTCCCGAAATCGAGCCGTCCCTCGAGGACCTCCCGGGAGACCTCCATCATCGATCGATCGGTCGCGTAGGCGTGCGCCTGAATGATCATCAGTGCGTCGTCGGCGTCGACATCCAGCTGGGCCAGCACCATCCCGGTGGCCTGGTGCACGACCCGGCGCGAGAACGGGTTGTCGTCCTGCGACCGGAGTTCGTCGGACATCGTGCTCAGGGCGTCGTGCAGGATGCGGCGGGCCGCCAGCTCCGCGAGCCGGCCGGCGTGCCGGGTGTCCGCTTCGTCCAGCATCAGCGGTTCCCGGGCGTACATGTCGACCGCGCCGATCTGGAGCGGACCGATGAGCATCGGGAAGGCGAACAGTGCGGCGACGCCGACGTCCAGCGCAGCGGGACTGAACGTCGGCCAGAGCGACGTCGGTCGTTCCCTCAGGTCCGGTTCGAACACCGGGCGGCGCGAGCGCAGTGCATCCCAGCACGGCCCCTCGCCGAGGTCGAACTGCAGTTCATCGAGGCGGGCGGCGACAGTATCGCTGGCGGACACCGTCTCCGTGCCGAGGAGGTCGCCGATGGTCGAGACCGCGGTTCCCGCCACGGGGAGCGCCTCCATGAAGACACGGGCGTAGTCGTCGCGCGCCAGCTCCGTATCGTGCCCGTCGTCGCTCATGCGGCCGCTCTCCATTCCGCCAACGCTATCGAATCCATCACGCTCAGGAGTGCCGCGGCCGCAGATCCTGCAGATGCGGCGATGCGGTCGCGAGGGTGATGGAGTCGGTCTCGATCGTGGTCACGCTGTCCTCCGTCATGATCAGCAGACCCTTCGAGCTGTTGGCGGAGTTCATCAGTGCTTCGACCCAGTCGGAGTTGATCTTCGGGAAGCGGCTGCCGCTGAACTTGAAGTACAGGTTCTGGGTGGGGTGGATCCAGATGGAACTGTGGCCGTCTCCGGTCTCGGGCGAGTCCCGCCACGCCATGAAGAAGCTCTCCCCGCGGCGGACCTTCTGCGCGATGACGATCTGCAGGTGGGCGAGCAGCCGGTCTTCGAACTCGATCACGACCCCGTCGTAGCGCAGCGTGCCCATGGGGTGCTCCCTTCGATCCCCTCCACGTCAACTGTGCTCGCGCGCCGCGGGAAAGTCCATATCCAGATCGGGCCAGTCGGCGGCCAGGTCGGCGAACGAGAACGGGACGCCGTGGGGCATGGCGAGCAGTGCGGAGCGCGTCCGCAGATCGTCGAGCGTGGCCCGGTCGGCCAGCTCGGCGCGATCGGTCGCCGGGACGGACGCTTCGTGTTCTGTGACGGGTGCGTCGGCGGTGGCGGTGTCCACCGTGCTGGCATCCATCAGCCAGCCCACCATGAAGGCCGCCCGGCCGACGCCGCCGCCGGGAAGCGCCACGGGGATGTCGACCACGTCGACCTGACCCCGGCGCGCCAGTTCGAGGGCGTACGACTGCACCGCTTCGGCGATCGCGGTGCCGGTGTGGAAGGACGCGGATCGCGTCGCAACGGTTTTCATGTCCCCTCCTTTCGTCGTGAGACGCCAGGGTCCGGGCATGTCTTCACTGAGTACGTAACCCGCGTCGGTGGGAGCAGTCAAGCGGGTGCTGCACCATGAGATCCGGGCTGCTGTCGAAATCCCCGGTCGGTGTTCGTAGCAGGGGTGAGGCCGGCACTGCCGGAGGCAACGCGATCCAGGGAGGATGTGACCATGCAGTATCTCGTCAACGTCATCGACAACCGCAGCGAATCGGGGACCGAGGAGGAGGCCGTCGCCATCGACGCCTTCAACGACCGTCTGCGCGCGGGCGGTCATTGGGTGTTCGCCGCGGGGCTCGCCGATCCGACCGTATCCACCGTCATCGACGGCCGCGGCGAGGAGCCGGTCTTCACCGACGGCCCGTTCGTGGAGACCAAGGAGTGGGCGGCCGGATTCTGGATCATCGAGGCCTCCGACCTCGACGTCGCACTGTCGCTCATGGCCGACGGCTCGAAGGCGTGCAACCGCCGGCTCGAGCTGCGACCCCTGCTGGTCGCGTGACCGACGCGCGTGACGCGCTCACCCGGGCACACCGCGAGGAGTGGTCCCGGGTGGTCGCGACGCTCGCCAAGCGGTTCGGCAGCCTGGACATCGCCGAGGAGGCGGCCGCGGAGGCGTTCGCAGTCGCCGCCGAGCGCTGGCCGGCCGACGGCATCCCGCCGAGCCCGGGCGCGTGGCTGAGCACCACCGCAACGCGCAAGGCCATCGACCGGCTACGCCGGGAGGGCGTCGGAGAAGCGAGACAGAGGGAGGCGCTGCTCGTGCACGATCCGCACCCTGCGCCGGTCGGCGCGATCGATGACGACCGGCTGCGGCTCATCTTCACCTGCTGCCACCCGGCGCTGTCCGTCGAGGCCCGCGTGGCTCTGACGCTGCGCATGGTCGGCGGTCTTTCGGTGCCGGAGATCGCCCGCGCGTTCCTGGTGCAGGACACCACGATGGGCGCCCGCATCACCCGAGCCAAGGCCAAGATCGCCGCTGCGCGCATCCCGTACCGGGTGCCGGCCCGCGAGGACCTGCCGCGCCGGGTGGATGCGGTGCTCACCGTCCTCTTCCTCATCTTCAACGAGGGGTACCTGGCCTCGAGCGCGGACGCCGGGCCGGTCCGTGCGGAGCTCACCGGCGAGGCCCTGCGGATGGCACGGCTGCTGCACACCCTGCTCCCGCACGACGGCGAGGTCGCCGGGCTGCTGGCGTTGATGCTGCTCATCGAGGCTCGGCGTGATGCGCGGGTGTCGTCCGCCGGCGAGCTGG is drawn from Leifsonia shinshuensis and contains these coding sequences:
- a CDS encoding DUF1048 domain-containing protein, whose protein sequence is MAAKWFEALTGSLEQKKQYKQYVARIDALPEPYRGSAKAFHRYFMYQGGLVDGEVLVTMLGDFADLWERAATDGTPIRELVGDDPAEFAQTFTEAYTGQRWMDKERDRLTQAIDTAVDEETKGKNA
- a CDS encoding PadR family transcriptional regulator, with product MGNQMTEMLKGTLEGMVLAILADRPAYGYEITGRLRDQGFTDLVEGTVYALLVRIEQRGFVDVTKVPSEKGPPRKVFSLNDQGRAQLDEFWTTWEFLSQRIQRLHGDSTDSTDSSTSTDSTDTAADAADTEGND
- a CDS encoding cytochrome c oxidase assembly protein, with translation MTTWSFDPAAAALLAAAAALYLLGVLRLRARGHRWPARLTVAFLALGLGSYAVVSFGFLGAESTDLRWAFTTRIALLLFVVPALVSLGRPIALARVALGPVGRRRADRATRSWPARVFGNAIFAPAFACAVFLVFLTPVAAILRDSVWSEWSISVLVPLCGLLLVLPIAAHSVIRTGFFITVEFLLAFVELLLDAIPGLLLRLNDGVLDHAPAILGRLPLWFPTPLHDQHLSGDLLWFIAEIADVPVLVLLFVRWMRLDRREGRRLDELSDEEMAELTRQHLGHRG
- a CDS encoding MBL fold metallo-hydrolase, with protein sequence MQLLTEGVYRLQKATGANAYLIDTGDSSVVVDTGTRGGASALAAELRDERGVSPVTDIVLTHYDPDHAGTAAVLQRQTGARVWIGERDARILRGQDAPPTRFRRFLARVWPRSEVPADLQELSATEETEVAPGVVAIPAPGHTPGHVIVAWRGIVFAGDSVRVSKGRLVQMPGVLTSDRAQAEETERLIAARSPRLVCPGHGKPGRITA
- a CDS encoding alkyl sulfatase dimerization domain-containing protein, coding for MPQNQPTESIVTANRAWLDRAEFRDTADFADADRGFLGTRDDPAIRRADGTVVFDPSDFEFLTGDAPDSVNPSLWRQGELIRRHGLYEVVDGLYQVRGFDLSVMSLIEGDTGVIVVDPLVSQETAAAALELYRAHRGDRPVAAVIFTHSHIDHFGGVLGIVDPADVEAGRVAVVAPEGFLEHAIEENVYAGTAMARRASYMYGAVLPRGPLGQVGSGLGPTNSIGTPGILPPTLSITPENLRHTIDGVEFEFQLAPNSEAPAEMHFYLPRFRALCMAENATHNLHNLLTLRGALVRDPRMWSRYLTEAIEQFAGRSDVLFASHHWPTWGNDRILHFLGVQRDLYAYLHDQTLRLLNQGLNGAEIAEGFRMPPALEAEWSTHGYYGSVSHNVRAIYQRYMGFFDGNPSRLWPHPPVEQAQRWAALVGGVDALIAGGREAYAAGDYRWAATVLDTAVFADPQNDEAKALLADTYEQLGYGAENATWRNFYLSGATELRDGNFGTPIQANAPTIVAHLSPDQLFDAIAIQIDGPAAWDLDLAMDVTFSDLGRSFRITLHNGVLVHVEKEPAADAQLHLTATHPRFLALAAGDTASPGLTLDGDASVLTRLTAVLDPGDPDFEIVVP
- a CDS encoding GAF and ANTAR domain-containing protein, whose product is MTLTREQGMLRAFAGLADTMVADYDVVDLLQNLVDSSSRWLGASAAGVMLADERGELDLIASTSEASRLVEVMQLSAYAGPCIESFTSGAVVSVPDISEVPERWQAFRERADEQGFAAIDAIPMRLRDQTIGTLNLFRTSPGDLPEDDLVAAQAFADVATIGILHQRTLAESDAIRQQLQFALNSRIVIEQAKGVVAQTRGVSIDRAFELIRDHARRNRQGISVVSSAIVERRLRL
- a CDS encoding GAF and ANTAR domain-containing protein, whose translation is MESGRMSDDGHDTELARDDYARVFMEALPVAGTAVSTIGDLLGTETVSASDTVAARLDELQFDLGEGPCWDALRSRRPVFEPDLRERPTSLWPTFSPAALDVGVAALFAFPMLIGPLQIGAVDMYAREPLMLDEADTRHAGRLAELAARRILHDALSTMSDELRSQDDNPFSRRVVHQATGMVLAQLDVDADDALMIIQAHAYATDRSMMEVSREVLEGRLDFGSSNAGGSGPR
- a CDS encoding ATP-dependent DNA ligase, with product MGTLRYDGVVIEFEDRLLAHLQIVIAQKVRRGESFFMAWRDSPETGDGHSSIWIHPTQNLYFKFSGSRFPKINSDWVEALMNSANSSKGLLIMTEDSVTTIETDSITLATASPHLQDLRPRHS
- a CDS encoding YciI family protein — translated: MQYLVNVIDNRSESGTEEEAVAIDAFNDRLRAGGHWVFAAGLADPTVSTVIDGRGEEPVFTDGPFVETKEWAAGFWIIEASDLDVALSLMADGSKACNRRLELRPLLVA
- a CDS encoding DUF6596 domain-containing protein; amino-acid sequence: MTDARDALTRAHREEWSRVVATLAKRFGSLDIAEEAAAEAFAVAAERWPADGIPPSPGAWLSTTATRKAIDRLRREGVGEARQREALLVHDPHPAPVGAIDDDRLRLIFTCCHPALSVEARVALTLRMVGGLSVPEIARAFLVQDTTMGARITRAKAKIAAARIPYRVPAREDLPRRVDAVLTVLFLIFNEGYLASSADAGPVRAELTGEALRMARLLHTLLPHDGEVAGLLALMLLIEARRDARVSSAGELVPLGEQDRGVWDARLIAEGHALVRERLASGVAPGRHQLLAAINAVHTDGETTDWTQVVALYDQLVRLDPSPIVRLNRAVALGERDGAASALSEFDALEPELSGYHAYQAARAALLVRVGRLAEARDAYDAAIATTANRAEIAYLARRRDDL